In Meiothermus ruber DSM 1279, the following proteins share a genomic window:
- the lnt gene encoding apolipoprotein N-acyltransferase encodes MALAAALPPAPLGILAPLPLAWLLGRGGFGAGFLAGLGFWALHLVWLPLSFVALFETPWGAVPYLPLVLIKAALWGVVFGLSRGRPLRRAGLWVVQEYLTSLGEVAFPWGFIGYALVEAPGRILASLGGVYLLSLVVLGVAVGLQAAWRRLWADPVVFSFPTLGLLGLVIFWVGLWVMPLPAAQGNEQALLVQGNINPLRKLEGLSAEATYLQLTRQGLQAHPGVAVVVWPETAVSGFAPELEALLADRELLSGLETGLTNRVVRVYQGQITHYYDKNRLVPFGEYFPWSGALHPVYSFFFRAFGFPQGLESRTPGQAYQPLGRYGAFICYESVFPSVTRRLVLAGAEVLELGSNDAWYGPSFGGLQHFQMGRLRAVETGRWLLRAGNDGVTAIIDPYGRVTARIPQRQAAYLVGAFAAQRHQTPYVRFGDWAVVLAGLLGIGLRNRAKGTIV; translated from the coding sequence ATGGCCTTGGCTGCAGCCCTACCGCCCGCTCCTTTGGGCATTCTGGCCCCTCTACCCCTGGCCTGGCTGCTGGGCCGGGGGGGGTTTGGTGCTGGCTTTCTGGCCGGTCTGGGGTTCTGGGCCCTACACCTGGTCTGGCTGCCCCTGAGTTTTGTGGCGCTGTTCGAAACCCCCTGGGGTGCGGTGCCCTACCTGCCCCTGGTGCTGATCAAGGCCGCCCTCTGGGGGGTGGTCTTTGGCCTTAGCCGAGGCCGGCCCCTGCGCCGCGCGGGGCTCTGGGTGGTGCAGGAATACCTCACCTCGCTGGGTGAGGTGGCTTTCCCTTGGGGTTTTATAGGCTACGCTCTGGTCGAGGCCCCAGGACGGATACTGGCCAGCCTGGGCGGGGTGTACCTGCTCTCGCTGGTGGTGCTGGGGGTGGCGGTGGGCCTACAGGCGGCCTGGCGACGGTTGTGGGCCGACCCGGTGGTCTTCTCCTTTCCGACCCTGGGCCTGCTTGGGCTGGTCATCTTCTGGGTCGGCTTGTGGGTGATGCCCTTGCCAGCCGCACAGGGCAACGAACAGGCCCTGCTGGTACAGGGCAACATCAATCCATTGCGGAAGCTCGAGGGCCTCTCAGCCGAGGCCACCTACCTACAGCTCACCCGCCAAGGCTTGCAGGCTCATCCGGGTGTTGCTGTGGTGGTTTGGCCGGAAACAGCCGTTTCCGGCTTCGCACCGGAGCTCGAGGCTTTGCTGGCCGACCGCGAGCTGCTGAGCGGCCTCGAGACCGGCCTAACCAACCGCGTGGTGCGGGTGTACCAGGGTCAGATTACCCACTACTATGATAAAAACCGCCTGGTTCCCTTCGGCGAATACTTTCCCTGGAGCGGGGCCCTGCACCCGGTGTACAGCTTCTTTTTCCGCGCCTTTGGCTTCCCTCAAGGATTGGAGAGCCGTACCCCTGGCCAGGCCTATCAGCCCCTGGGCCGATATGGGGCCTTCATCTGCTATGAGTCGGTGTTCCCATCGGTGACGCGCAGGCTGGTGCTGGCCGGCGCCGAAGTTCTGGAACTGGGCTCCAACGACGCCTGGTACGGCCCCAGTTTTGGCGGCCTGCAGCACTTCCAGATGGGCCGCTTGCGGGCTGTGGAAACCGGACGCTGGCTGCTGCGTGCGGGCAACGATGGGGTAACAGCCATTATCGATCCCTACGGGCGGGTTACCGCCCGCATACCCCAGCGGCAAGCAGCCTACCTGGTGGGGGCCTTCGCCGCCCAGCGACACCAGACCCCCTATGTGCGCTTTGGAGACTGGGCGGTG